The following coding sequences lie in one Spinacia oleracea cultivar Varoflay chromosome 1, BTI_SOV_V1, whole genome shotgun sequence genomic window:
- the LOC110803325 gene encoding trans-Golgi network-localized SYP41-interacting protein 1 isoform X4, whose product MQDADSFDPTHSDRSVELELGRDEMPPVSNANSEKLIALHPEVEFGVSAAAISGFVGDHETVEVSIPAETIPAVPKTASLTELNRQGEDVTNRSFDENSFYLQSVTESRYFEREGNHAHFNQIAVEGYDETNLLEGSGVVDVKSHKDVESNLGDSMENRSMGSGVQSNPLYLVQLAEVLKRLPEGDFRYLIKSREITDQGNFSVPRNGMVALSETIQEQLYLANISKDFFYLQLLEQNDSKTDYNLDEVPALTALLTNVQECNKNLSVELAQCRSELEVAISEKLNFQNMYHYAKEESAESSAKVDELEIKLDDSVTHISSLSADLANSKVLLEASQSEHEKLLKSLESVSEQRKKFEEAMQHYSHENQKLSVDMADSSAQLDTLKQEITNLKVILASVTDERKKFEEEKVLLSHEKEMLLGDLADCRRVILTLQQENSGLNTSLAVLIEESKELKDHEEFLVQEFGRISTELVYYQDKMSMQYQEHVQLEAELREAMSRLEQISEENIVLRSSLEIHKARIAEIDSSQIQLSSVGTGSRTDIQIADTGDSVENFATEDTEAGLPSVSPAAGNGSDATSLSELQSGFSEGTLTLKRYLEEAEKLMQKLEKEVDGMHSHSVSLSRLSGKNTAPGVSKLIQAFETKANSDDHEPEERLSTESVGLLDPYFAAKEQISCLGDVFQALAQNVENVDALIMDESSRCKAAIVACGELEVEVESLKGISCNLEARNIELEVICGVMNQHAHDTEAKKTQLEDLCEVLNRQYADSQLQNIELHRKLTDTQSRITGLQDQLKELRKSSVEVASMILNEFEALQREMREHIYSVEREWNSSFAELVPMVQKLDTVVKSVATYPFPSEVSHDMNIFGRFSVSVTAACEVIQDWKSRLEAHDELSSSYTEVEEKLCVVNEERSFAIGLLQKISADMVNLLNVTVEHFKDSTTCFEENNQQNPLDGSYYEALIAKLCSLLGNILQLKESNNKLSSDLLKKAHDIEELNKRCLDTDTLLKLILDVKEILKVHDTEVNLDEAPVLNLQSLVLLLVQKFKELEEHASSSVNEVNSRVMELDELRGNVELLNSLKIQLENENLVLRASLIQAKDGFDVMQAELLHKVKELEQSEQRVSSVREKLSIAVAKGKGLVVQRDSLKQSLAEMSSELDKCSQELQLKDSRLLEVEEKLKDYSEAGERMEALESELTYIRNSATALRESFFLKDSSLQRIEEILEDLELPDHFHSKDILEKVDWLAKTVAGNSLPPDWDQRSSVGGGSFSDAGFVVTDGGKDDVQPASNLDDDPRRKYEELQTKFYELAEQNDMLEQSLMERNILVQRWEEILDRINTPTQIRSMEPEERIHWLGTAVSEADHHMRSLQQKIENLEDYSESLSNDLEKSQRKIYEVEAVLHEKESALSEADVHTNSLQQKIDNFESYCGSLSTDLKESRRRISELESSLHTVIQDKETLSSSLVTLTSDRDIALHTVEQYELELDSLRKEVVVLQGNLAKNLRNEDQLNQIESDLKRLQSLILDVLQDFETEDESSGVSNIQVLEKMIIKLVNRDREVDAEGQDLKAGVQERTLEHAAKSLMVTDMENEDLYGNDVMDKDDLKSRSGVHEGKNVADLSRELSEALDEIVMLREERDLYLQKNQSTVTELEQLDRRQKELQELLNQEEQKSASLREKLNLAVRKGKSLVQQRDGLKQNIEEMSTEINRLKSMMNGHESSLVESGQKIRDLCLQIEAYKAFEAENLSLKNRLIEVEQQLQQNSHTLSILLSRLGEINTGEGTNAHDPLQKLEGIVNMLSDLQHSAASFELEAKKSKKSAELLLAELNEVQERNDGLQEELEIAQNEISKLSKEKDLVNSAKIEALSHVSKLSGERENQLAELERLKSSVHEVKKVFFDISTVSEDMFAKDLELLHDVKAHMESRLEIGSDPVSAKDHGGLGSVNSRFKDFWSRTSWGNKIPDPIDESADVEVCKVIEQHLQQLKETITDFKERIHSHSMSLRTEAEWLSTAVGTMRNEVASQRSSLESIKDDNIHLESVGKEKDIEGVVLRRSISLLYETCISSILEIENKKAQLVGKNICVEDLRINLPALPTADGMNFSGVVLSSSEESVKSLADKLLVAVRDFVDIGIKGVEGQSKEMKTTISDLQQELQEKDIQRERICRELVSQIKEAESTAANCSRDLQSMTNYTHDLENKLKALGRDRTLLEQRVAELQEECLNSAELGEKVKSLSAVVDAKEQEIEALMQALEEEENQMESVRSEIEELEKTVRQKNIDLENVEASRAKALKKLSVTVSKFDELHHMSEGLLSEIENLQTQLQDRDAEISFLRQEVTRCTNDVLEATKMEKERFSGELNDFLTWLDTNFSCVLKRDAHAVDGNVSHHPEYKEQVQRDITSIISELEDLRLAAQSKDTLLQAERNKMEELLHRKEAIEASLHEKELYINSLQGVGVSGLGTSEIVEVEPVLNKWTPPVPSSQVRSLRKVNNDQVSIAIDTDAGSSGRIEDEEDDKVHGFKSLTTSRFVPRFTRPVSDMIDGLWVSCDRALMRQPAFRLGIMIYWAVLHAFLASFIV is encoded by the exons ATGCAGGATGCTGACAGTTTTGATCCGACGCATTCTGATAGAAGTGTTGAGCTGGAGCTGGGAAGAGATGAAATGCCTCCAGTATCAAATGCCAACAGCGAAAAATTGATCGCTCTGCATCCTGAGGTGGAGTTTGGTGTTTCTGCTGCTGCAATCAGTGGGTTCGTAGGTGATCATGAAACTGTTGAGGTTTCTATTCCCGCTGAGACAATCCCTGCGGTTCCCAAAACAGCAAGTTTGACGGAACTGAATCGGCAAGGAGAAGATGTGACGAACAGGTCATTTGatgaaaattcattttatttgcaATCTGTGACTGAATCAAGATATTTTGAAAGAGAGGGAAATCATGCTCATTTTAATCAGATAGCTGTTGAAGGGTATGATGAGACTAATTTACTGGAAGGGTCTGGTGTAGTGGATGTTAAAAGTCACAAAGATGTTGAGAGCAATCTTGGAGACTCTATGGAGAACCGATCTATGGGCTCTGGTGTACAAAGCAACCCCTTGTACCTGGTTCAGCTGGCTGAGGTGCTGAAGAGGCTCCCCGAAGGTGATTTTAGGTACTTGATCAAGTCAAGAGAAATAACAGATCAGGGCAACTTTTCTGTGCCCAGGAATGGGATGGTTGCTCTTTCTGAGACAATACAGGAGCAGCTTTATCTAGCAAACATTTCAAAAGACTTTTTTTACTTGCAACTTCTTGAGCAAAATGATTCCAAAACTGATTATAATCTTGATGAAGTACCTGCTCTTACTGCATTGCTTACAAATGTTCAAGAATGTAATAAAAACCTTAGTGTAGAGCTTGCTCAGTGTAGATCTGAACTGGAGGTTGCTATCAGTGAGAAGCTGAATTTTCAGAACATGTATCATTATGCCAAGGAAGAAAGTGCGGAATCTTCTGCCAAAGTTGATGAGCTGGAGATCAAATTGGACGACTCTGTCACGCACATCTCCAGTCTTTCTGCAGATTTGGCAAACTCTAAGGTTTTATTGGAAGCTTCACAGTCGGAGCAtgaaaagctattgaaaagtttAGAATCTGTGTCCGAGCAGCGGAAAAAATTTGAGGAGGCAATGCAACATTATTCtcatgaaaatcaaaaactTTCAGTGGATATGGCTGATAGTAGTGCTCAATTGGACACATTGAAGCAGGAAATTACCAACTTGAAAGTCATTCTTGCTTCTGTTACTGATGAGAGGAAGAAGTTTGAGGAGGAAAAGGTGCTTCTTTCTCATGAAAAGGAGATGCTTTTAGGAGATTTGGCAGATTGCAGGAGAGTGATTCTGACTTTACAGCAAGAAAATTCTGGTTTGAATACAAGCCTTGCAGTCTTGATTGAAGAGAGCAAGGAACTGAAGGACCACGAGGAGTTTCTTGTCCAGGAGTTTGGGAGAATTTCTACTGAACTTGTTTATTACCAAGATAAGATGTCAATGCAATATCAGGAGCATGTCCAGCTTGAGGCTGAACTGAGAGAAGCAATGTCACGTCTTGAACAAATATCTGAGGAAAATATCGTTCTCCGCAGCAGCTTGGAAATTCATAAAGCTAGAATAGCTGAGATTGATAGCAGTCAAATTCAGCTTTCTTCTGTAGGGACTGGATCCAGGACTGATATTCAAATAGCTGATACTGGTGATTCTGTGGAAAATTTTGCAACAGAAGACACTGAAGCTGGATTACCGTCAGTTTCTCCTGCAGCTGGAAATGGCTCTGATGCCACATCCCTTAGTGAGCTGCAATCTGGTTTCAGTGAGGGCACTTTAACACTAAAGCGATATCTGGAGGAGGCTGAGAAATTGATGCAAAAACTTGAAAAGGAAGTTGACGGCATGCATTCCCACTCAGTATCTCTTAGTCGGTTATCTGGTAAAAATACAGCTCCAGGAGTATCGAAACTGATTCAAGCTTTTGAGACCAAAGCTAATAGTGACGACCACGAACCTGAGGAAAGGCTCTCAACTGAAAGTGTGGGGCTTCTTGATCCTTATTTTGCTGCAAAGGAGCAAATAAGTTGTTTGGGAGATGTATTTCAGGCCCTGGCTCAGAATGTTGAAAATGTGGATGCTCTGATCATGGATGAAAGTAGTAGATGTAAAGCTGCTATCGTCGCCTGTGGGGAGCTTGAGGTTGAAGTTGAATCTCTAAAGGGCATCAGTTGTAATCTTGAAGCAAGAAACATTGAGCTGGAAGTAATTTGCGGAGTTATGAATCAACATGCACATGATACTGAAGCAAAGAAAACCCAGCTTGAAGATTTATGTGAAGTCCTAAATAGACAATATGCAGATTCACAGTTGCAGAATATTGAACTTCATAGGAAATTGACTGACACTCAATCTAGAATTACTGGATTGCAGGATCAGCTGAAGGAGTTACGAAAAAGCTCGGTTGAGGTGGCCTCTATGATTCTTAATGAATTCGAAGCTTTGCAAAGGGAAATGAGAGAGCATATATATTCAGTAGAGAGGGAATGGAATTCTTCTTTTGCTGAGTTAGTTCCGATGGTTCAGAAGCTTGATACAGTTGTTAAATCTGTCGCTACGTACCCTTTTCCATCTGAGGTGAGCCATGATATGAATATATTTGGCCGCTTTTCTGTCTCCGTAACTGCTGCCTGTGAAGTGATTCAAGATTGGAAGTCAAGGCTAGAAGCTCATGATGAACTTTCTAGCTCATATACGGAAGTAGAGGAAAAGCTGTGTGTTGTTAATGAAGAACGCAGTTTTGCTATTGGTCTTTTGCAGAAAATTTCTGCTGATATGGTTAATTTGCTGAATGTCACTGTTGAACACTTCAAAGATAGTACAACTTGTTTTGAAGAGAACAACCAACAGAATCCATTGGATGGTAGTTATTATGAGGCTCTTATAGCTAAACTATGTAGTTTGCTTGGTAATATACTGCAGCTTAAGGAGTCAAACAACAAATTATCCTCCGACTTGTTGAAGAAAGCACATGACATCGAGGAACTGAACAAAAGGTGTCTGGACACTGATACATTATTAAAGCTCATTTTGGATGTCAAAGAAATTCTGAAGGTTCATGATACAGAGGTGAATTTAGATGAAGCACCCGTTTTAAATCTACAGTCTttagtgttgttgcttgttcaGAAATTCAAGGAGCTAGAAGAGCATGCCAGCTCATCAGTAAATGAAGTTAACTCTAGGGTGATGGAGCTTGATGAGTTGCGGGGCAATGTGGAGTTGTTGAACTCTTTGAAAATTCAGCTGGAGAATGAAAACCTTGTTCTCAGGGCAAGCTTGATCCAGGCAAAGGATGGCTTTGATGTTATGCAGGCTGAGTTACTGCACAAAGTGAAGGAGCTTGAGCAGTCAGAGCAGCGGGTTTCTTCTGTAAGAGAAAAGCTTAGTATCGCTGTTGCAAAAGGAAAAGGCTTGGTTGTGCAGCGTGACAGTCTTAAGCAATCTTTGGCAGAGATGTCAAGTGAACTTGATAAATGCTCACAGGAGTTGCAGTTGAAAGACTCTAGGCTTCTTGAGGTTGAAGAGAAATTGAAGGACTATTCAGAGGCTGGTGAACGCATGGAAGCTCTAGAATCTGAGCTGACATATATCCGTAACTCCGCAACGGCACTGAGAGAGTCGTTTTTTCTGAAAGATTCTTCCCTTCAGAGGATCGAGGAGATTTTGGAAGATCTGGAGCTGCCAGATCATTTTCACTCTAAAGACATCTTAGAGAAAGTTGATTGGCTAGCCAAAACAGTTGCAGGCAATTCTCTGCCGCCAGATTGGGACCAGAGGAGTTCTGTTGGAGGAGGGTCATTCTCAGATGCTGGCTTTGTTGTTACAGATGGAGGCAAGGATGATGTGCAACCTGCTTCAAATTTGGACGATGATCCAAGAAGAAAATATGAAGAGCTGCAGACAAAATTTTATGAATTGGCTGAACAAAATGACATGCTGGAGCAATCATTGATGGAAAGGAATATTTTGGTGCAGAGATGGGAGGAGATTTTGGATAGAATAAATACACCCACTCAGATACGATCTATGGAGCCTGAAGAAAGGATTCATTGGTTAGGAACTGCCGTGTCAGAGGCCGACCACCACATGAGGTCTCTTCAGCAGAAAATTGAGAACCTTGAGGATTATTCTGAATCACTGTCAAATGATCTAGAAAAATCACAGAGAAAAATATATGAAGTCGAAGCAGTTCTTCATGAGAAGGAAAGCGCACTGTCTGAAGCCGATGTCCACACAAATTCTCTTCAGCAGAAGATTGATAACTTTGAAAGTTATTGCGGGTCACTGTCCACAGACCTAAAAGAATCAAGAAGAAGAATATCTGAGCTTGAATCCTCTCTGCATACAGTAATTCAAGACAAGGAGACTCTTTCAAGTAGCTTGGTGACGTTGACTTCTGATCGTGACATAGCCTTGCACACAGTGGAGCAATATGAGCTTGAGCTGGACAGCTTAAGGAAAGAAGTTGTCGTTTTGCAGGGGAATTTAGCAAAGAACCTTAGAAATGAGGATCAGCTTAACCAGATTGAAAGTGACTTGAAGAGATTACAGAGCTTAATTCTTGATGTGCTTCAGGATTTTGAAACTGAAGATGAGTCCTCTGGTGTCAGTAACATTCAAGTCTTGGAAAAAATGATCATAAAGCTTGTGAATCGTGATAGAGAAGTTGATGCAGAAGGTCAAGATCTTAAAGCAGGCGTTCAGGAGCGCACGTTGGAGCATGCTGCAAAATCATTAATGGTGACAGATATGGAGAATGAGGATCTCTATGGAAATGATGTCATGGATAAAGATGATTTGAAGTCTAGAAGCGGAGTCCATGAGGGGAAAAATGTAGCAGATCTGAGTCGAGAGCTTTCTGAGGCTTTGGATGAAATAGTAATGCttagagaggagagagatttgTACTTGCAGAAGAATCAATCTACGGTGACTGAACTGGAACAATTAGATAGGAGACAGAAGGAACTCCAGGAGCTTCTTAATCAGGAAGAGCAGAAGTCAGCCTCTCTTCGTGAGAAGCTAAATCTTGCGGTTAGAAAAGGCAAGTCACTCGTCCAACAAAGAGACGGTCTAAAGCAGAACATTGAAGAGATGAGTACCGAAATTAATCGATTGAAATCTATGATGAACGGCCATGAATCTTCTCTCGTGGAGTCTGGTCAGAAAATAAGGGACTTGTGTCTCCAGATAGAAGCATACAAAGCATTTGAAGCTGAGAACTTATCCTTGAAAAATCGCCTGATAGAAGTTGAGCAACAGTTACAGCAAAACAGCCATACATTGAGCATACTGCTTAGCAGACTAGGTGAGATCAACACCGGTGAAGGAACTAATGCTCATGATCCACTGCAGAAGTTAGAAGGAATTGTAAATATGTTATCTGATCTACAACACTCTGCCGCATCTTTTGAGCTCGAGGCAAAGAAATCCAAAAAGTCCGCAGAGCTTCTGTTGGCTGAGTTAAATGAAGTTCAGGAAAGGAATGATGGTCTGCAAGAAGAACTGGAAATAGCCCAGAATGAGATCTCAAAACTCTCCAAGGAAAAGGATCTTGTGAATTCAGCCAAAATTGAAGCTCTTTCTCATGTAAGCAAATTAtctggagagagagagaatcaACTTGCTGAACTGGAGAGGTTAAAATCCAGTGTGCATGAAGTGAAAAAAGTCTTTTTTGATATATCTACTGTCAGTGAAGACATGTTCGCAAAGGATTTAGAGCTTCTGCATGATGTGAAGGCACATATGGAGTCTCGCTTGGAAATTGGCTCAGATCCGGTATCTGCAAAAGATCATGGTGGCCTGGGCTCTGTTAATTCCAGATTCAAG GATTTCTGGTCAAGAACTTCATGGGGCAATAAGATCCCTGATCCTATAGATGAGAGTGCTGACGTTGAAGTCTGTAAGGTTATTGAACAGCATCTTCAGCAGCTTAAAGAAACGATTACTGATTTTAAGGAGAGAATACACAGTCATTCAATGTCATTGAGAACGGAGGCTGAGTGGTTATCGACTGCTGTTGGCACCATGCGAAACGAAGTTGCTTCTCAAAGGAGCTCCTTGGAATCTATCAAGGATGACAATATCCATTTGGAATCAGTCGGGAAAGAAAAAGACATCGAGGGAGTTGTATTGCGTAGAAGTATATCTCTTCTTTATGAAACATGCATTAGCTCCATTTTGGAGATTGAAAATAAAAAGGCACAACTGGTTGGAAAGAATATTTGTGTTGAGGATCTGAGAATCAACTTGCCTGCTTTACCTACAGCTGACGGCATGAACTTTAGTGGGGTTGTTCTCTCGTCTTCTGAGGAATCTGTAAAATCTCTAGCTGATAAGCTATTGGTGGCTGTACGAGATTTTGTTGATATCGGAATAAAGGGCGTTGAAGGGCAAAGCAAAGAGATGAAAACTACAATATCAGATTTGCAGCAGGAGCTTCAAGAAAAGGATATCCAAAGGGAACGAATATGCAGGGAGCTTGTTAGCCAAATCAAGGAAGCTGAATCTACTGCAGCAAATTGTTCTCGTGATCTTCAATCAATGACGAATTATACTCATGATTTGGAGAACAAGCTGAAAGCACTAGGCAGAGACAGGACTTTGTTGGAACAAAGGGTTGCTGAATTACAGGAGGAATGTCTCAATTCGGCTGAGTTAGGGGAAAAGGTTAAGTCATTGTCTGCTGTGGTAGATGCTAAAGAACAAG AAATTGAAGCTCTGATGCAAGCACTAGAGGAGGAGGAGAATCAGATGGAATCCGTGAGAAGTGAGATTGAAGAGCTGGAAAAAACAGTGCGGCAGAAGAATATAGATTTGGAGAATGTAGAGGCTTCTCGTGCTAAGGCCCTTAAGAAGCTCTCTGTTACTGTGAGCAAGTTTGATGAGCTGCACCATATGTCCGAAGGTCTTCTCTCTGAAATTGAAAATCTTCAAACACAGTTGCAAGACCGAGATGCAGAAATTTCCTTCTTAAGGCAAGAGGTCACTAGATGCACTAATGATGTCTTAGAAGCGACAAAGATGGAAAAAGAACGATTTTCTGGTGAACTTAATGATTTTTTGACTTGGTTGGATACAAACTTCTCTTGTGTTCTGAAACGTGACGCCCATGCTGTTGATGGGAATGTCAGTCATCATCCTGAATACAAGGAGCAAGTTCAGAGAGACATAACATCCATAATATCCGAACTGGAAGACTTGCGGCTTGCAGCACAAAGTAAGGATACACTTCTACAAGCAGAACGGAATAAGATGGAAGAGTTATTACACAGAAAAGAGGCTATTGAAGCATCGCTACATGAGAAGGAGCTATATATAAATTCCCTCCAGGGTGTTGGGGTCTCTGGATTAGGAACCTCTGAAATCGTCGAGGTTGAACCAGTG TTGAACAAATGGACACCACCAGTTCCTTCTTCTCAAGTCCGGAGTTTACGCAAAGTGAACAATGACCAAGTGTCTATTGCTATTGATACAGATGCTGGAAGTTCTGGTAGAATCGAGGATGAAGAAGATGATAAAG TCCATGGCTTCAAATCACTTACAACATCGAGGTTTGTCCCAAGATTCACAAGGCCTGTCAGTGATATGATTGATGGTCTATG GGTTTCTTGTGACCGAGCACTAATGCGGCAACCTGCTTTTCGCCTCGGCATCATGATTTATTGGGCTGTATTGCATGCATTTCTAGCCTCATTCATAGTTTGA